The Triticum urartu cultivar G1812 unplaced genomic scaffold, Tu2.1 TuUngrouped_contig_4542, whole genome shotgun sequence genomic sequence CTCGTCGCTAAGCACCTGCGCACACACGACCCACATACAGTTAGAAACAACATCATATCAAAGCCGCGCACCTAGTTCAATCAATCTTGCTGTGTctatttgtttttctttttccCTTTTCATCACTTAAAACAGTACCTCGTATGCGGAGGCGATCTCTCGGAACATGTTCTCCGCCTCCTCGCGGTTCTCCACGTTCTTGTCCGGGTGCCACTGCAGCGCCAGCCTCTTGTACGCGCGCTTGATGTCCGCAGCCGATGCTGTCTTTGAGATGCCCAGGATCTTGTACCAGTCTTTCCTTTTGCTCAGCTTGAGCTGCCTTTCAGCTTTCATGAGCGCCTCTCTGATTGCCATGTCCTGAGTCAGTGTCAACAGAAAACTCGCTGTCAGACCACAGTTCATTTGTTCACACGAGCCATAAACCAAGCTTGCAAGTAAAAACTATCCACTGGAGATGCGTGATCCTTATTTTGGAATTTCAAAGATAATAAAGGGGACAGGGACAGGAAACAGAGCATGACAGCAGAGTTTCTACTGTGCGTCTAACCTCAGCCAGAGTCTCTCTTCAAACAATTTACATAATCGCTAACTTTTAACCACAAGTTGAACCCCATATTATACCGAAATCTAGCTAATGCAGGATCTATTGTTGTGTACGTCATCCATCCAAGCAGTTAAAAGACATGATTTGTACACTGGGAAACTATATTTACTTATGTATGGTACTCACTGAGCATAACAAACCGATTTCCTCAGAACACAATTGTATTCAGACTATTGGAAATAGGAATAACAAGATGCACGCAAACAGAAGCACATCATCAGAGAGTAAAACAAATACAGCAACATCAGAGAGTAAATCAAAtaccgcaagatgcaagttttaactaaaatgaaaatcaaattggcATGCTCTGACAGACTGGGAGCTTAGGCTTCTTCAGTTGGGACAGAAACAAAAAAAGATATGCTCACAAATGACCTCAGTTGTGATATACTCAGGACAGCAAAGCAAACTTGCGAAAAATTCACCTGTGGGGATTTCTGGGCAGCCTCTTTGAGGTCCTCAACCGCACCTTCCCAATCTTCTGTTAGAAGTTTAGCCTCACCTCTCTGCAGCAAGTATGAGAAACAGTTCAATCAAGAGGTTTACAAAATCTGGCATAATGAGTAAGTTCATTCTGTTGTATAGTGCATAATTTCAATCTCCTGAAATAACACCAGTAATGAAATATATATTGATTACCATATCTGTCATAATTTACTTGCGCGCCCTGTAGATATAAGCTAAGCATATAGAAAGTGCAAGATATTGCAATTCTACGTAGAGCAAACAATTTCCTTGATGCTACAGTCTAATAGCCGTAAAAGGCAAGAGGGGCCAAGATGCATGTAAGACAGGTATATGTGCCAGCACAGATGTACTATATTTGCATTCTAAACTTGAATGCATGATTGTGTGTAAGTCTAAGAAAGCAATGTTACCTGTGCCAAAGCATCAACAAGTTCTTCATCTATGCTGAGTGCTTCTGTACAGCTGTTGATTGCCTCCTTGCCTCTCCCAAGTTTAACCAGAGTCTTACATAGCCCGAGATAAAGTTGTACGTTGTACATAGTGTGGTCTGGATCCATTGCTAGTGCTGCCTTGTAGTCTTCAACAGCCACGCGGAACTTGCTCTTGGCAGCATTATCCTCTGCCTGCATGCACACCACTTTCCTTTCTTATTACGGTGTCCTAAACTCCCAGTTTAATCGATAGAGAAATTACCAAATAAAACTCACGCTCTTGGTCTTCTTCAGAAGTTTTTTCAGCCCAAAATATGCTTTCTTCAATTCTGAATGTTCAGGGTCTAGACGTAGGCCTTTCTGATAGTGCCTAAACAGGAAGTGTTGTTATTGGTGTAGCGAATACTTAATCTTACCGGCGCTATGTGCCTGTACTCGCACCTTTTCAAATGAAAAGCACGAGACATTCTTTACCTGTTGGCAACATCATGATCAGCAAGGTAATAGTATGCTTGACCACGAAGTAACAGTGCATCCAAGTTATCTTCATCTTCCTTGAGAATAAATCCTGTCTCCGAAATAACATTTGAATAGTCTTTCAGTGCTAGCAACGCTTTAGCCTTGAGAAGCTTTGCCTGAAAAAACAACAGTTGTCGTGTTACTGCTGCTTACTGAATGAGACAGGATGGCACATAATATTCGTGGTCGCACATGATTACTAGGTGAAGTATACATACTCCTTAAAGTGTACCTTTAAGCAACCTGGAGAAAAGACAAGCACAATTTTATTGACGTACTCCAGGACTTTTGAGAATTCTCCAGCATCAGACTGGCTATAAGCAGATTCCAACGCGTTTTGAGCCTGCAGCAGCTGAGCTAGTTCCTTCTCCACTGAAGCAGTCCCAGGCTTGAGCTCCAGGAATTTGTTATAGTCACTCTCAGCTTCCTTGTGTCTAGAGTTGAGAAAAGCACGTTAATTAGGGATGTGAGGAAGAAGGAACAGTGAAAATACGAAATGAACGCCATTAAACTCAGCTACTTCTAGGGGCGGGCAGTGCAAAGGAACCGTTTGGAAGATGTACTAGTTCTACCTTTCCTGCCATCCTCATGTTTGTACTCCCTCCACTTTTATTTACTCAACTGAAATCAAACTTTatataaagtttgaccaagtttgtaGAAAACAATATGAACATTTACAATAACAAATCTATTGATTTGAAAATATATGCAATGATGAATCCAATGGTATTGATTTAGTGGTGTATATGTTAACACAGTATATTTTTCTACAAACTTGTTGAAAGTGtacaaagtttgactttagacaaacctaatatgcggagtaaacaAAATAAAAACAGGGGGAGTACATATACAAGTTACAAGTGGCGGACATGGCAGCCGAAATTAGAAATAAGAAGTAAAGTAGGTCTTGATTAGTGGAGAAAAATGATTACCTGCATCTGTGACGAAGCACCGTTGCGCGCTGCCTGTAAGCTTCGGAATGGTTGGGGTCGAGCTCAAGGACAGCGTTCAGCAGACCGAGCGCTCCGTCGTATTTCCTTAGGCTCATCATCTCGGAGGCGCTCTTGAACAATTTGGAGGGATCATTGTCTTGGACTTCTGGAGAATGGGAAGGAAAAAGGATACAGGTTATGATTCAGTCTTTCCTTCTTTCTTTGTTTGTATAATTTGTTTGTGTTTGCCTCCTGCTCGTTGCGCTCTGTTCTGGAGCAAGGGTTTTCTCTTTCTCttgtaaaaaaaagaaaaaggaaagaagaagaagaaaaactgATGGTGTAGGTAAGAGAAGAGAAAAGAAGAGAAGGGTGAAGAATGTACAGGGTTAAAAAATCTCATAATTGGTTAGAATCGAAAATGAGCACATCCTCTGCTTGTGCTTGTGCTTGTGCTCCTCCCAAGGGCCAAGGAGGAGGGAGGTGTTGCACAAGAAGAGAAAGAGCATGGGCATGGGCATGGGCATGGATGGGAGGTGAGGGTACCAACCCGAAGCAAGCAAGATCCCATCAATCATTCTACAGTAAATTCTAATGGGGGCGCTACCGCTAATAGTCAG encodes the following:
- the LOC125527975 gene encoding dnaJ protein P58IPK homolog B; the protein is MMSLRKYDGALGLLNAVLELDPNHSEAYRQRATVLRHRCRHKEAESDYNKFLELKPGTASVEKELAQLLQAQNALESAYSQSDAGEFSKVLEYVNKIVLVFSPGCLKAKLLKAKALLALKDYSNVISETGFILKEDEDNLDALLLRGQAYYYLADHDVANRHYQKGLRLDPEHSELKKAYFGLKKLLKKTKSAEDNAAKSKFRVAVEDYKAALAMDPDHTMYNVQLYLGLCKTLVKLGRGKEAINSCTEALSIDEELVDALAQRGEAKLLTEDWEGAVEDLKEAAQKSPQDMAIREALMKAERQLKLSKRKDWYKILGISKTASAADIKRAYKRLALQWHPDKNVENREEAENMFREIASAYEVLSDEDKRVRYDRGEDLEEMGMGGGGGGFDPFGGGGGQRYTFHHGGGFPGGGFPGGFQFNFG